In Ruminiclostridium papyrosolvens DSM 2782, the following proteins share a genomic window:
- a CDS encoding NADP-dependent isocitrate dehydrogenase — protein MAKISMKTPLVEMDGDEMTRVIWKMIKDILLIPYIDLKTEYYDLGLEYREKTGDKVTTDSAVATKKYGVAVKCATITPNAERVTEYNLTQMWKSPNGTIRAILDGTVFRAPILVDSIKPFVKTWAKPITIARHAYGDVYKNVEYRVPGAGKAELVFTNEKGEETRETIHDFKGAGVIQGMHNIDMSIESFARSCFNYALDVKQDVWFATKDTISKKYDHTFKDIFQEIYEKEYDAKFKEAGIEYFYTLIDDAVARVVRSEGGFIWACKNYDGDVMSDMVATAFGSLAMMTSVLVSPEGFYEYEAAHGTVQRHYYQHLKGQETSTNSMATLFAWTGALRKRGELDGINELIEFADKLEKASIKTIENGVMTKDLAALSELKTIKTVNTEQFLVEVKNTLDSMM, from the coding sequence ATGGCAAAAATTTCAATGAAAACTCCACTGGTTGAAATGGATGGAGACGAAATGACCAGAGTAATCTGGAAAATGATTAAGGACATTCTTTTGATTCCTTATATTGACCTTAAGACAGAATACTATGACCTTGGACTTGAGTACAGAGAAAAGACAGGGGACAAGGTAACTACAGATTCTGCTGTTGCTACTAAAAAATATGGTGTTGCGGTAAAATGTGCAACCATAACTCCAAATGCGGAAAGAGTAACAGAATACAACCTTACACAAATGTGGAAAAGCCCTAACGGTACAATAAGAGCAATTCTTGACGGAACAGTTTTCCGTGCGCCTATATTGGTTGATAGCATTAAACCATTTGTTAAAACATGGGCAAAGCCTATTACGATAGCAAGACATGCTTATGGCGATGTTTATAAGAATGTAGAATACCGTGTTCCCGGAGCAGGAAAGGCAGAACTGGTATTTACAAACGAAAAGGGTGAAGAAACCCGTGAGACAATCCACGATTTCAAAGGTGCAGGCGTAATACAGGGAATGCACAATATAGATATGTCCATAGAAAGCTTTGCGAGATCCTGCTTCAACTATGCACTTGACGTTAAACAGGATGTATGGTTCGCAACAAAGGATACTATATCAAAGAAATATGACCATACATTTAAGGATATTTTCCAAGAGATATACGAAAAAGAATATGATGCAAAATTCAAGGAAGCAGGAATAGAATATTTCTATACCTTGATTGATGATGCAGTTGCACGTGTTGTAAGATCTGAAGGCGGATTTATCTGGGCCTGCAAGAACTACGACGGTGATGTAATGTCAGATATGGTTGCTACTGCCTTCGGAAGTCTTGCAATGATGACATCAGTTCTCGTTTCACCTGAAGGCTTTTATGAATACGAGGCAGCTCACGGAACAGTTCAACGTCACTATTATCAGCACTTAAAAGGACAGGAAACTTCCACTAACTCCATGGCTACATTGTTTGCATGGACAGGAGCGCTTCGCAAGAGAGGTGAACTGGACGGAATAAACGAACTGATTGAATTTGCGGACAAGCTTGAAAAAGCTTCAATAAAGACAATTGAGAATGGTGTAATGACAAAGGATTTGGCTGCTCTTTCAGAATTGAAGACAATAAAGACTGTAAATACTGAGCAATTCCTTGTTGAAGTAAAGAATACTCTTGATTCAATGATGTAA
- the asnA gene encoding aspartate--ammonia ligase encodes MNSLIKPEGYKPSLDIRMTEVAIKKTKDYFESELAKELNLTRVSAPLFVRPETGLNDNLNGVERPVAFDVKGIGGDTVEVVHSLAKWKRMALKRYGFAPGEGLYTDMNAIRRDEDMDNLHSVYVDQWDWERIILKSDRTEETLKTIVRKIFSVFKRTEDYLSGLYPNLQRYLPEDIFFVTTQELEDMYPKMTPKERETALAKEKKAIFIMKIGDTLNSGIKHDGRAPDYDDWALNGDIVFYYPVLDIAYEVSSMGIRVDEDSLVAQLKKAGCEDRKNLKFHKELLNKELPYTIGGGIGQSRICMFFLGKAHIGEVQASIWSDDMIEECSQNNIELL; translated from the coding sequence ATGAACAGTTTAATTAAACCAGAAGGCTATAAACCAAGCCTTGACATACGTATGACAGAAGTTGCCATTAAAAAAACAAAGGATTATTTTGAAAGTGAACTTGCAAAAGAATTGAATTTAACCAGAGTTTCCGCACCATTATTCGTGAGACCTGAAACGGGCTTGAATGATAACCTGAATGGTGTTGAAAGACCGGTAGCTTTTGATGTAAAGGGAATCGGCGGAGACACGGTGGAAGTTGTTCATTCACTTGCAAAATGGAAGAGAATGGCATTGAAAAGATACGGCTTTGCACCCGGAGAAGGCCTTTATACTGATATGAATGCAATCAGAAGAGATGAGGATATGGACAATCTTCATTCAGTATATGTTGACCAGTGGGACTGGGAGAGAATAATACTTAAAAGCGATAGAACCGAAGAAACCTTAAAAACTATAGTAAGAAAGATTTTTTCAGTATTCAAGAGGACTGAGGACTATTTGTCAGGCTTGTATCCAAACCTGCAAAGATACCTTCCTGAAGATATATTCTTTGTTACCACTCAGGAGTTGGAGGATATGTATCCGAAAATGACTCCAAAGGAAAGGGAAACTGCACTTGCAAAAGAGAAGAAAGCTATATTTATTATGAAAATAGGTGACACTCTGAATTCAGGAATCAAGCATGACGGAAGAGCCCCTGACTATGATGACTGGGCACTGAATGGAGATATAGTATTCTACTATCCTGTTTTGGACATAGCTTATGAGGTTTCATCAATGGGAATTAGAGTAGATGAGGATTCACTTGTTGCACAGCTTAAAAAAGCAGGCTGTGAAGACAGAAAGAATCTTAAATTCCACAAGGAACTTTTAAACAAGGAGCTTCCTTATACAATCGGTGGAGGAATCGGCCAATCAAGAATATGCATGTTCTTCCTTGGAAAGGCACACATCGGAGAGGTTCAGGCTTCAATATGGAGCGATGATATGATAGAAGAATGTTCACAAAATAACATAGAATTACTGTAA